One segment of Solanum lycopersicum chromosome 1, SLM_r2.1 DNA contains the following:
- the LOC101252815 gene encoding uncharacterized protein, which produces MDVAPEQQQNLSLPSLFKESLSIPKRSPQTFYRITLSLILPLSFAILAHSFFTHPILSQLHENPSASHASQWTKLLFYQFCYLIFLLAFSLLSTSAVVFTVASLYTSKQVSFSSIITALPSILRRLFITFLWVFLSMLVYNAVLSFFIVLMLIAFESKSKNSTALFLVSVFLLSVFFLVVHVYLSALWHLASVITVLEPIQGLAAFKKSYELLKGKIRMASVLILGYLVIFGVVSSGFGSIVVDGEGYSVFVRIAVGGILIGVLVVVILVGLLVQSLFYYVCKSYHNERIDKSALYNHLGGYLGEYYEPLKGNMQIDDTLEVEMKGGDTA; this is translated from the coding sequence ATGGATGTGGCAccagaacaacaacaaaacttGAGTTTACCCTCACTTTTCAAAGAATCACTTTCCATCCCAAAGAGATCTCCACAAACTTTTTACAGAATCACTCTCAGCTTAATCTTGCCACTCTCTTTTGCAATCTTAGCTCATTCCTTCTTCACCCATCCCATTCTCTCTCAACTCCATGAAAACCCAAGTGCTTCTCATGCCTCTCAATGGACCAAACTCCTCTTTTACCAATTCTGTTACTTAATCTTCCTCTTGGCCTTCTCCCTCCTCTCAACCTCTGCTGTTGTCTTCACTGTCGCTTCTCTCTACACTTCAAAACAGGTCTCCTTCTCCTCAATAATCACTGCTCTGCCTAGTATCCTAAGACGCCTCTTCATCACTTTCCTATGGGTTTTCCTCTCTATGCTCGTGTACAACGCCGTCTTGTCCTTTTTCATTGTACTCATGCTAATCGCCTTTGAGAGCAAAAGCAAAAACAGTACTGCTCTGTTTTTAGTCTCTGTTTTTCTTCTCTCTGTTTTCTTCCTTGTTGTTCATGTCTACTTGAGTGCTTTATGGCATCTTGCTAGTGTGATTACGGTTCTCGAACCGATACAAGGCCTTGCTGCTTTCAAGAAAAGCTACGAGTTGTTGAAAGGGAAAATCAGAATGGCTTCTGTGCTGATTTTAGGGTATCTGGTGATTTTTGGTGTGGTTAGTAGTGGTTTTGGTTCCATTGTTGTGGATGGTGAAGGGTACAGTGTTTTTGTTAGGATTGCTGTTGGAGGGATTTTGATTGGTGTTCTTGTGGTGGTGATATTGGTGGGGCTATTGGTGCAGAGTTTGTTCTATTATGTTTGCAAGAGTTATCATAATGAGAGGATTGATAAGAGTGCTTTGTATAATCATCTTGGTGGATATTTGGGTGAGTATTATGAACCTCTGAAAGGGAACATGCAAATTGATGATACCTTGGAAGTAGAGATGAAAGGTGGAGACACTGCTtga
- the LOC101249489 gene encoding E3 ubiquitin-protein ligase PUB23-like, which produces MELMKDPVTISTGVTYERKNIEKWFYTCKKKTCPTTMQVLHSFDMTPNHTLKRLILAWQNGKSQSQSHDDELSMKHHDELVSLINTIESSPFKVSSLKKLKSIVELGDHDVKDDFKKCGGVEVLVRIIQQILIESSDFVTFRACEEALSVLIKLPIVLEEEETINTLLQPGCMKSMAIILQRGSEEARFCTVSILQRMMKSDCQWNVVIEDQGIEFFKSLMEIMSDEICSKASSCALQVLIDILEKSKKSRLKAIEAGAMCTLIEILPDSSKSKSEKIMYLIKMMCECADGRMGFIEHGLGVAAITKKMLNISNIGTKIGVKIISLICNSHPTDKVLDDLLMYGSVKKLVALLHIGGSSTTKERVIKILKLHGDKWKKNPCFPYELKNYLGLESDSL; this is translated from the coding sequence ATGGAGTTGATGAAAGATCCTGTCACGATCTCTACCGGTGTTACGTAtgagagaaaaaatatagaaaaatggTTCTACACTTGCAAGAAGAAAACTTGTCCAACCACAATGCAAGTTTTACATAGTTTTGACATGACACCAAATCATACCCTCAAAAGACTCATTCTTGCTTGGCAAAATGGCAAATCTCAATCTCAATCTCATGATGATGAATTATCAATGAAGCATCATGACGAGCTCGTATCGTTGATCAACACGATAGAATCAAGTCCTTTTAAGGTAAGTTCGTTAAAGAAACTCAAGTCAATTGTTGAATTAGGTGATCATGATGTAAAAGATGATTTCAAGAAGTGTGGTGGAGTTGAGGTTCTTGTTAGGATTATTCAACAAATCTTAATCGAAAGCTCGGATTTCGTTACATTTAGAGCATGTGAAGAGGCTCTTAGTGTATTGATCAAGTTACCAATTGTGTTAGAAGAGGAGGAAACAATCAATACATTGTTACAACCAGGATGCATGAAGTCTATGGCTATAATACTTCAAAGAGGGAGTGAAGAAGCAAGATTTTGCACCGTTTCGATATTGCAAAGGATGATGAAATCAGATTGTCAATGGAATGTTGTGATTGAAGATCAAGGGATTGAGTTTTTTAAGTCATTGATGGAGATTATGTCTGATGAAATATGTAGCAAGGCTAGTTCATGTGCATTACAAGTCTTGATAGACATACTCGAAAAATCGAAAAAATCAAGATTGAAAGCAATTGAGGCTGGAGCTATGTGTACATTGATTGAGATTCTACCTGATTCAAGCAAATCAAAGAGTGAGAAGATAATGTATTTGATCAAAATGATGTGTGAATGTGCTGATGGAAGAATGGGATTTATTGAACATGGTTTAGGTGTTGCAGCcataactaaaaaaatgttgaacatTTCAAATATTGGCACAAAAATTGGtgtgaaaataatttcattGATTTGCAATTCTCATCCCACTGATAAAGTTTTGGATGATTTGTTGATGTATGGATCAGTCAAAAAACTGGTGGCTTTGTTACATATTGGTGGATCTTCAACAACAAAGGAAAGAGTAATCAAGATATTAAAATTACATGGTGATAAATGGAAGAAAAATCCATGTTTTCCTTAtgagttaaaaaattatttggggtTGGAAAGTGATTCTTTGTAA